In Desulfurispira natronophila, a single genomic region encodes these proteins:
- a CDS encoding NAD-dependent epimerase/dehydratase family protein: protein MISVIGGSGFIGTRLCRCLADSCKDFTIIDKAPSAAFDERGALADVRCVNSLRAAVPGESVLVNLAAEHRDDVQPRNLYDAVNVDGARNICTVAREKGIRHIVFTSSVAVYGFAPPGTDESGDINYFNDYGRTKWLAEKVFREWQAEDALNRTLVIVRPTVVFGEQNRGNVYNLLRQVASGKFVMIGNGNNRKSMAYVENVAAFLEHCLTFSPGVHVFNYVDKPDFDMNALVGTVREQLGKGPGVGVRLPYTVGLAVGYFFDLAARLTGKTFPVSSIRVKKFCATTQFDTSLGRTGFTPPVALSEGLQRTVSHEFLEDHGEETEFFTE from the coding sequence ATGATCTCAGTCATCGGCGGCAGCGGATTCATAGGGACCAGACTCTGCAGATGCCTGGCAGACTCCTGCAAAGATTTTACTATTATTGATAAGGCTCCCAGCGCTGCTTTTGATGAGAGGGGAGCACTGGCTGATGTGCGCTGCGTGAACTCTTTGCGAGCTGCTGTGCCAGGGGAGTCTGTTCTGGTGAATCTGGCGGCAGAGCATCGCGACGATGTGCAGCCCCGGAACTTGTATGATGCCGTAAATGTGGATGGTGCCCGCAATATTTGCACGGTGGCACGGGAGAAGGGGATTCGGCATATTGTGTTTACCAGCAGTGTGGCGGTGTATGGGTTTGCCCCTCCGGGGACGGATGAGTCGGGTGATATCAACTATTTCAATGACTATGGCCGTACCAAGTGGCTGGCGGAAAAGGTGTTCCGTGAATGGCAGGCGGAAGATGCGCTGAACCGAACGCTGGTGATTGTGCGTCCGACGGTGGTTTTTGGCGAGCAGAACCGGGGCAATGTGTATAACCTGCTGCGCCAGGTTGCCAGTGGGAAGTTTGTAATGATTGGTAATGGCAATAACCGCAAGTCCATGGCTTATGTGGAAAATGTGGCTGCTTTTCTGGAGCACTGCCTGACATTTTCCCCTGGCGTGCATGTGTTCAATTACGTCGATAAGCCGGATTTTGATATGAATGCGCTCGTTGGTACGGTGCGGGAGCAGCTGGGAAAAGGACCAGGGGTGGGGGTGCGCTTGCCTTACACTGTTGGCTTGGCTGTGGGATATTTTTTCGACCTTGCTGCTCGCCTGACGGGCAAAACCTTTCCCGTCAGCAGTATCCGCGTGAAGAAATTCTGCGCCACGACGCAGTTTGACACTTCCCTGGGCAGAACCGGCTTTACTCCCCCTGTGGCGCTTTCCGAGGGCTTGCAACGCACCGTGAGCCATGAATTCCTGGAAGATCATGGCGAGGAAACGGAGTTTTTTACGGAATAA